The genome window aTTACTATTGTaatgttgcccttttgacatgcattgtctatcacccattttaatttgatgcccacatcctggctacactTCAAAGGCTtgtacataactcccatcagggtctttttacccttgcagttccttaactctacccacaattcTAATTCTTCTGAAactttgtcacctctttctaaggattttacTTCAcgcaccccctctacctaccttcctgcactttcaatacaatgtattTCCTTGGATGCTGAGCTCCTAGCTATAGTCTACAACAACCACTTGCTCAatctcagcaagaccaaggagctgataattGATTTCACGAGGAGGAAACCTGATGTCCATGATCCTCGTTGGagatcagaggagcagagagtcAGCAATTATAAATGCCTTGGCGTTATTGTATCAGAGgagctgtcctgggcccagcatgtaagtgcaattccGAAGAaatcacagcagcacctctaccgccttaggagtttgtgaggagttggcatggcatctaaaactttgacaaatgtctatcgatgtgtggtggagagtatactgactggttgcatcacagcctggtgtggaaacaccagtgccctagAACAGGAAAAACTGGTGAATATCACGGGTCAGGTCCTTCCctcctttgagcacatctatatagaGCAGGAGAGAATCATCCGTCATCAGAGACCCACCCCACCCAGGTCATACTGTTTATTCACTGCTCCCATTAAGAAGGtgttacaggatcctcaggactctcactaccaggttcaggaacagttattactcctcaaccctaaggcacttgaaccaaaggggattacttcattcaacttcacttgccccagcatcgaaatgttcccacaacttatggactcactttccaggactcttcactttatgttctcaatatctattccttacttattattatttctttcattttgtatttgcacagtttgttgtcttttgcataccaTTTGAACACCCACTTGTtgtggtctttcgttgattctattatgattattattctattatggatttattgagtatgcccgcaagaagagGAATATTAGGGTTGCATAGTTGAGACATATGTCCTTTAATGATATTTATTTTATActttgatcttctttcagccacaactcagtgatgcccagaacatcatacctgccaaacaCTAACTGTGCGACAAGTTCATCTACATTATTCCATATATAATGTGTGCATTTAAATgtaacaccttcaatcctgtattcatcactcgtTTCGATTTTGTCCCCGTCACACTACAACTCatcctactgactgcaattttgtcctattatCTCCCTGTTCATCTcattacacacttcctccacttgtataccaactgtgcTGTTCATTTCCCTGTCGCTCAGCTTCCTATACCCCTGCCCAATTAATTTAaagcctccccaacagctctagcaaacctgcttgCAAGGATATTAGCCCCTTCCGGGTTCAGGtataacccgtcccttttgtacaggtcataccttcaccagaagagatcccagtgatctagaaatctgaaaccctgccccaggCACCAATTCTTCAGTCATTCACCATTCATCTGTCAAAGCATCCTATTCTTAACCCTCAGTGGCGAGTAACAGAGACTGTAAAACAGAGATTACCTCCCTAGAGGTCCTACTTTTCAGCTTTCCACCTACCTCCATATATTCCCTCTTTaggacctcctcacttttcctacTTATGCCAtaggtgccaatatgtaccaagacttctggctgctcaccgtcCGCCTTTAGAATGACATGGACCCATCTTGAGATGTTtctgaccctggtacctgggagtcAATGTACTATCTGGGTGTCTCTATTGCGTTCACAGATCTCACATCTAGtccatggaatcccctatcactactgcagtcctcttctccccatttcccttgtgAGCTACAGTGAGTGCCATAGACCCGGTCAATGTGGCTCCCACCAGGAAgtctcccttccctccccccccaaaaAAGTATCCAAAATATTATACTTGTTCttgaggggaacggccacagggttAATCAGTACTGCCTGCCCattttccttccctctcctgacagtcacccagttacctgtcttcTGCAACTTAGggatgaccatctccctgtaactACTGTCTATCATCTGTTTCCTGTATGAGCTgaagatcatcgagctgcagcaccagttccctaacatgcTACCTGAGGAAATGCAGCTCACTGCACCTGGTGGAGCTGTATTTACCTGGAAggcccacatctcacacaaagaacacaacacagccCTGAAGCCATTCTCGCTGCTCTAAATGTGTACTAACAGATGAAGAAGCAGAAAGTTACCAGATACTTAACTCACCCAAGCTGTTTTCActgaagcctgatgagccaaagccttcccacTGCAACACTGGTCCagtccaacaatggccactccacttgaccctgctttatttttatttgcctttgCAAATGAATCATGATGTGATTAAgttgctgaaaaatggcaaaagcCCATGAACGCTCCTTTTTAAATCTCACTCACAGACCTGTGAGTTGCCTCCTCACTCGcccttgattagtcggggcactGGAAAAATGGCAAAAGCCCAAGGGTAAAGTTTACAGTGGAAAGCAGGATAGATGTGAGTTTAGATTATATAATCACTCCTGATCTTTTCATGTAGCAGAGCATACTGGAGGGGTAGTGGCCTGCTTCCTATATTTAATTTGTTCCTCAATACACTGAAATAACAATAACTTCACTTGTATTTAAAGGGATTAATCTAATTCATCTGAGAAACTCCTACAGCGATCCTAATATAATGAGCTTTTTATTATATAAAATATCACTGTTATATTTTTTACCTTTCAGATCGTATTCCATGTCCTCTCCTTTATTCTGGACTTGCAATTGCAAGGCTTACTTTATAATATGAGTAAAATATAAATGCAAAATGATTCAAGCTGTTTTCATTGGTGTGTTTAAATTGTCATATTTAATCCCTTTACTGCATATAGTCTTCTCCATTGTCTATCTAGTCATCAATAGCTCTGCTTATAGAATTCAAGAACACATGTTTTGGTATAATATAAATGTACTTTTATTGCAGATAAGTTATCTTATTTACATGCTGCCACAAGCCATAaaagaaatctatcaaatattcccTGGTGGAGTCCAGAGCTTGTCAGTAGATATAACAAATACAGAATACAGTGTACAGGATACAGCCTCACTCACTATACAACTTAGTACAGTCCAAATGCTAAAGGTCAGAGGTTTAGCATGATGTCAATCCTACCAGTCATATTGCATGCAGAAACACAGATGCAAATATATGAggttacagatttgatttttttttagttgctaAATACTGCAGAGCTAAAGATTGTTGAAGTTTATGATTCCATGGATAATGAGTTCTTGTTTAAAGCCATTTCACCTTTAAACAAATTTGCACAAGtaagttgatttaaaaaaaagtgcaaacCCAAGGTTGTCATGTAACACAGCTAACCCTCTTACTCAGAGATTAGGGATGAGGAAGGAATCAGCTAGTACAAAGTAAGGTGAAGTTGGTTCTATTTGACTAAAGCTAGATATAACTGTGGGTTCCACTATTAACAGTGGCTATGTTACTAAGAATAACCTCTGAGAAAATAAAACCACAGGAACCTACTGATTCATATTAAAAAAATCTTAAAGAGCTATTAATACCAAACTATAATTCTCAGGGAGTACATAAGAATTTGTGAACACCAATTTAAACAAAAGGCCTTAATATAAATCGCACTGAAGATAATAATATTTCCAGAAGAAGTAATGGCTTGTGGGATAAATCTAAGCTCACTATTGTTATGTAGTTAATTAATGAACAGAAAGGAAATGGTTCCCATAAGTTAGCATAGGTGCTTCAGCTTGGTGTAACAGTACATGACCATTGCATAAAACAGAGTGGTTTTGCCACATAAGTGTTTTCTAAATACTACAGCATTCCAGAATGCAGGTACATCTGACAAAATAGGTTTTTGTTAGATTGGATGCTAAGGAAAGAAAATTGAGGAAATGAAGAACATTGCACCAATTGGAATCCTAACTTCAATCCTGCTGTCACTGTTTCAATGTGTCCTTTTTATTAGAATTCAATGATATGGAATCCTTATTTTAGTGATATGAAAACTGTTACTGTTCAGGAGCAAGTTGACcagatttattgtcacatgttttTCTGATCATCAAAATCCCATGGGCAGATTGAGGCCATTTTCGACGTGTCCACTTCTTTGCAACGTGAATTTTTACTGTCCTTAATAGCAACTGCGCTTCCTCCTGCTACACGTTGAGTGGGACTGCTTTCCTCAACATCCCAGGGACACACCTCAACACGTTTGCTTTTCTCCATTCCTGCTTCATTGTTGGCTGTGTTTTTACTCTTTCCGGTTGCAGAACCAGGGGTTATTCTGACTTCCCTGGGACATCGTTCAGCCACAGGTGATCTGTCCACTGTTATTTCTTGCGCTTTATccttttctttgtatttacccTTCGTTTTCACcttctcttcctttctttcttttggtTTCTCTGTTTCCTTGCCTCTTCCTGCGGAAACCAAGGATTTGACAGATAGTCCAAACCCTTTCACTGCTGACTTTTTCTGGGGAATGCTGCTCAGTAATAAGGCTGAGGCAGTGGAAGCTGGACTTTTCTCGGATTCTGGAGAGTCTGCCTGTTCAAATTCCCAAGGACAAACATTCGCCCTGTTAACAGAAATTTGCTGCTGGCTGTCACTTGAAGTTAAAGGCTCTGACGTGGGTCCTTTGTCCTGTTCATCACCCAAGGGCTGTTCATTCTTGCCCTCCCCTTTAACACTCTGACTTTGTTCTGATGCATTGTTCAGCATTTCATTAAAGCCCCAGGGGCAAATCTCAGTATCCTTGCTCATATTACTTGTGAGGTTATCCTCCTCAACAGAAATAATTTCAGGCTGGTGAGGTACAGGTTTCCTACCCTCTCCCAGCATTGATTGTGGCTCCTCAAAGTCCCAGGGACACACTTCAACTCTCTCAGTGTTACTTTGTGGTGGCTGATTTGATTTGGTGATATTCTCCACCGTCTTGTGTTTATTGGCATTCTGAGTCTTCACGCTTGAATGGGAATTGTGAATATTTTGAGATTCCACTGGTGCAATAGATACATGCTTTTGAACTCTGGATTCTGATGGAGTAGCAGGTTGTTCTTGGATCTCCCATGGACAGACTTCGGCTCTGTCAAAGTCATCACTCAGTAGAGGGTTTGCTGCATCTGGACTACCTGTAGATTGACTACCAGGATGTTGTTTCATTATTCCAGCTTTTGAAGCCCTTTTTGATTCCTCAGGTATTAGCGAGTGGCTCAAAGAGTTTATTGGATGGGGTGTACTGTCTTCATTGCTATCTGTTGAGGTATTACCTTTGTTAGTGTCTTTACTTCTTTGCTGACCTTTCGGTTGTTTTGTGTGCTCTTCCAGGCTTTGTGCCTTGCCTGTCATTCCCAAGGTTTTTTCCTTTGCGCTAGCAATGACGCTGAGAGATTTCTGCAACATGGCTGTTCTTGGATGCAAGGGTTTCTTGTCAGCAGTCAAGTTATGTGCGCTGGCTGATTTACACACTAGAGGGACTGACTCAGTAGAAGTATTGTCCATCTTTTCATTGGTCTTTTTGACCAGCTTCTTTCCCATGAGTGAATCAAGCAGTCCAGCTTCCGTGCTGGAAATTTCCACCTTGTCTGTTCCAGAGATGCTGGAATCTTCACCTTGATCTCTCATGTGGTCGTAGCTACTGAGAGACTTCTGCAGTAACAGTGCTTTATTTTTCATGGTGTCCTCTTTTGCTTTCAGACTGGATCCAGAGGGATCGAatgggttccttcttccaatgCTGATGCTGTTCCTGGCTAAAGCAGAGTCAGTGTGCTCTTTGTCTTCTCGGCTGCACTGCCTGCTTACTGTCTCTGGAATCTCAGTAATGCGCCTCATGATCGATCGCCCCAAACCCTTCTTGGAGCTTCTCTTTTTTTGCAGATGAGGGTTGTTGGCTGTCATCTTCTTCCTTTTGTAGATCTCCAGCTGTGCGTACAGTTTCTTAAGCTCATCCTGCAAAAAAGTAAGCCATGAGAAAAAAAATGCAATTACACAATACACAAAATTGCACATACCATGATGCaaagagtcggcacaacattttgCATCTGATCACAGAAAATTAGAGTTGAGCAATGAAATCAACAAATTTTAATTTGCCTGTTATTTAACAGTGGCTAGTAAAACCTGATACCATTTTATGAATCACTGTAGATTAAGCATTGGCAAACTCAAGCCTTTGTTCATTTCCATTATTTCAGCCTTACTCATGGTATCATGAATTTGTACATCTGGGGAACAGTTCCCTTCGCCCATTGAGTCTCTGCTGACCATCAAACAATATGTTTTTACTAATCCTACAGGATTATATTTTACCCACAGTCCTATTAACTacccagattctaccattcacctacccAAGTGGCCAATGAACATACTAACCTGCTCAACatgggaatatgggaggaaattgaAATAGAGAGAAGATCAGAGGGAGAAAGTTTAGACCAAAGGTGAGGATTGAATGTGGGTCACAGGCGCTGTCAGGCAGTAATTCAAACTGCTGTACTACTGCATCACTTTAAGAAGTTCCATTAGTTTCTTGGAAAAATGAGCCATTATCATCAAACCCTTTTAAAGACTTTTATTGTGTGATTGCCATTTCTACCATTGGTTCATAGATCTTCTGAGTCTAATTTGCGAACTTTAGAACTCATCAGAAAATTAGGCTTGATTTACCTTGGAGGCAATGCTGTTTTGAGGACAGGTAGCCCAGCAGACCAAATTTTGTGAAATAAATAGCTGCTTTATGTAACCTTTTAAAGATAAGgcatagagcagtacagcgcaggaaaaggcccttcagcccaaactaATAATCAAATGGCCTcctaaactaatcctttctggCTAGACAACGTCCATATCCTTCCTTTATCTCCTATCCAAGAGCCTGTTGAATGCCTCTGCCATATTTGCCTCCAACACCtccccaggcagtgcattacaGGCACCCAGCTCTTGCTGTGTAAACAAACTTGCTccatatctcctttgaatttatccCCTTTCACTTTAAGTGATTGCCTTCTGGTATTGGGCATTTGAACccatgggaaaaagatactgtctactCTAATTATGCAtctcataatgttataaacttttgtcagatctcccttcagcctccactgCTGCAAAGAATACAACCCAAGTTTGATCAGCTTCTCCTGAATACTCtttccctctaatccaggccgcattttgctgaatctcttctgcaccctctccaaagcctccataccCTTCCTTTAATGGGATGATCAGAAACAATTGCATTACTCCAGATTAAGCCTATCTGAAATTTTATCAAGCTACAACAGAACTTCACGACTCTTGAAATCAGTGCCTCAATTAATaatggcaagcatgccatatgccttcttaaccaccccatcaatctgtgaagccactttcagaGAGCCATGGATTTGGACTACAAGATCCTTTTACATGTTAACACTGTTAATAGTCTTGCCATTCACAGTACACTGACTCTTTACATTTTATCTCCCAAAATGTGGTATTCCCAGTTTTGCCAGGTTAAAGTCCATCTGCAAATTCCCCACCCACATCTGCAATGGAGTTATATCCTTTGCCAGTCTGCTATGCTGTCTACAACACAACCAATCTTCGTATTGAACCTATCTGGGGTGTGGTAGGTGTCACAGGGGCTATAGAAGAGGCGAGGTGTTACTCGATGGATTGTTACTGCAATATGAGCATTCCTACAAGGTAGGTTGCTAAGAAATCTCCTCACCTGTTTACATTACCAGAGTTCTTGGTGTTTGAGAAACTTATCTGCTAGAGGTTAAACATAAGAATGACTATTAAAACATAGCTATGATTACAATATTTAAATTTATGATCCACTTATCATAAATTGGTTGCTGCTTCATTTGCCTCAGGTAATGGGCAACTTCAAAGTAGGTTTGGCCCTTATTGAAGGACTGCTGTATTTTAATCTCCAACACAGCCACAAACTAGCAATTTTGCCAACCCAGCTACCGTTGTTATATCAATTTAGTACAACACTAGATTACTAAAAGTAATACTACCTTTCTATATTAATTATTTGGCAATGCAAATTATGTTAACAATGGAGATGAACTCAATATATATCTCTAGTACTAAGAAGGAACTTTGCTGTTCATGCAGAAAAGATTCTATGCATCCAGTGACAAGTCATGTCACTGATCATTTAAACCCTCACTCAGCAATGTGAGAGTTGCCATATATAGGAATATCACAGCCAACTTGGGTTCACCTACCTGGTCATTCCACTGTCATTCTTATCACTAAACCAGCTGATTTAATCCAGACCCAAGGTAAATCAAACAAACACAGTCTTATGTTTGTACTGTGAATGAAATCCCAATTTTCAAGAGAACCTTGACAAGAAAAGGATTTTTACCCTGATATCATCAGGATCCAGGCTGTGCTCACTCCAGGCTGAGGTAATGCTACTGTTCAAGTAGGACCCTGATCTGCCCATGTCCAACTCGTCTTCGTAAGCCTCTGTTGCAATGTCATCCCTGGGGTTGATGCCGGCTTGAAGAAACTAGGAGAGAAATTAAAGGGTCACTTTTGGATGTCAACAAAATGTGACAGCTGCAACCTAAAGGTAGAGTCTTTCTGATATTGGATTTTCCAACAGGTAACTCTTTCACAGTTGATTCATTAGTTTCCAAATTTAAATATCCCAAAACTAATATAGGCTTGAATCTATAGAATAAAATTGAAATTATGTGATAAGCCTTTAAATACCAAAGGCAGATCCTTCAATTGATAAAGTGGAAAAGATAAATATCTACAGTACTCACGTCAGATCACAAATATTAACCTTGGATGTGGAAAATTGTTATCTATCCACTGACAGATGACATGCCTATAGAAAGGGACATACAGGATAATGCCATACCATGTCAAAACTAGAAGAGCAAATTCAGGGGATTCTTTGAGTATTAAAAGAAGCAAAGGAACTCATTGgattttcaccaatcaacttccttgtTCTTTACTTCACGTCACCCAttcccagtttcacctctcacTTTGTGgttcttccacccctcccccactttcttactctaacTCCTCGTCGttttttccagccctgatgaagggcctcggcctgaaacactgactttactcttttccattgatgctgcctggcctaatgagttcctccagcattccgtgtgtgttgcttggaatttcACCTGAGTCATCTTTCCCTTCACTGGGATACATCTGCGAAGACCACTTACCCCAAGTAGTCCATCTGTATTTAGGAGAGCTCTCTTATATTCCTTGTAAACTTGGATAGTAACTTAGTTATAAGGACATAAGAAAAAGGCCTTCTGACTGTTCAAATCTGCTCGACCGTTCAtcagatcatggttgatctaccTCAATGTGACTGTGTccagattcctggatttcaggAATATCTAGAAGGCTATCaaactctgttctgaatggaaaCAACAAATAATTCTTTGTAGTCCTCGGTCATAGAGAATTCCAAACATAaatcaccttctgagtgaagttctTCTTATCTCAGTCCTGTATTACCTATTATTCCTTATGTTACCCCAGTTCTAGAACTTCCGGCACTGAGCTGCAAAAATGTTAGGTTTCAAAGATACTTTTTAAAGTTTCtgttctcctctcaatcttctaaactctcaACTCTCAGACTCTCAAGTCCTACTCATTCCCAGGTGGCAAATGCCCCACTTTTGGAATTAGTCCACACCTTCAATAGTAAACACCTTTTTGGGTGAGGAGACCACACTACTCAAAATACTCAATGTTGTCTCACAACATTATAA of Hypanus sabinus isolate sHypSab1 chromosome 6, sHypSab1.hap1, whole genome shotgun sequence contains these proteins:
- the gpr158a gene encoding probable G-protein coupled receptor 158; protein product: MAGFILSFLLQIQIGFVLGSSHGLGGRSEQQGGKVGKYEKQSIYNRHINTHDLQKPSNAMKSFEIGGSGSTHQQHDSLPTPVWAFLHTGDPAKLGYANCTKRYQLSNLKAVSDTLNIHPSLHSAMDTMIHATNFLNMILQTNRVREMTIKEDIEWYHALVRSILEGDPKVHRAVVTFDVQPFTSPPQVFLQATRMDNQILLQDLSSSARRLANLSAETEWFNLLKHLRSPASSLHRRLLRGEMRSSHPSMRKRSMRYLVDKTHIKWSAPYLECEHGKYNPLWLLTLSTSFYGLKSDFQPEFRGVVRVDINLQNVDIDQCSAEGWFGGTHKCRLNSTKCISPKGRGFMLGAYDCPCRSGFYRPSGVSQKSFHGKFKENSVGQHGSVYECLPCRNGCSSCQDDSPCHAEEDKHLRIVIIAFQGFCMLLDFIAMLVVYHFRRCKSIRASGLVLLETILFGALLLYFPVVILYFEPSIFRCILLRWVRLLGFAIVYGTITLKLYRVLKVFLSRTAQRIPYMTSWRVVRMLGIILLIVCWFLVSWTSAVCENLDRNVSLIVQGQTADGLKFNMCLLDRWDYMMAIAEFLFLLWGIYLCYAVRTVPSAFHEPRYMAVAVHNELILSAIFYTIRFTLASSLHSDWMLMLFFVHTHLTVTVTLGLLLIPKFLQAGINPRDDIATEAYEDELDMGRSGSYLNSSITSAWSEHSLDPDDIRDELKKLYAQLEIYKRKKMTANNPHLQKKRSSKKGLGRSIMRRITEIPETVSRQCSREDKEHTDSALARNSISIGRRNPFDPSGSSLKAKEDTMKNKALLLQKSLSSYDHMRDQGEDSSISGTDKVEISSTEAGLLDSLMGKKLVKKTNEKMDNTSTESVPLVCKSASAHNLTADKKPLHPRTAMLQKSLSVIASAKEKTLGMTGKAQSLEEHTKQPKGQQRSKDTNKGNTSTDSNEDSTPHPINSLSHSLIPEESKRASKAGIMKQHPGSQSTGSPDAANPLLSDDFDRAEVCPWEIQEQPATPSESRVQKHVSIAPVESQNIHNSHSSVKTQNANKHKTVENITKSNQPPQSNTERVEVCPWDFEEPQSMLGEGRKPVPHQPEIISVEEDNLTSNMSKDTEICPWGFNEMLNNASEQSQSVKGEGKNEQPLGDEQDKGPTSEPLTSSDSQQQISVNRANVCPWEFEQADSPESEKSPASTASALLLSSIPQKKSAVKGFGLSVKSLVSAGRGKETEKPKERKEEKVKTKGKYKEKDKAQEITVDRSPVAERCPREVRITPGSATGKSKNTANNEAGMEKSKRVEVCPWDVEESSPTQRVAGGSAVAIKDSKNSRCKEVDTSKMASICPWDFDDQKNM